The following are encoded together in the Triticum dicoccoides isolate Atlit2015 ecotype Zavitan chromosome 6B, WEW_v2.0, whole genome shotgun sequence genome:
- the LOC119320566 gene encoding putative ripening-related protein 5, translating into MATARALATMAIFLLVALSTSHVASSLRPGLGVCRASGYLPGKSGNCEKSNDPDCCEDGKRYPQYHCSPPVTTTTKAVLTLNSFEKGKDGGGPSECDNAYHSDKEMVVALSTGWFKNMARCGHRIKITANGNSVYAKVVDECDSVYGCDDDHNYEPPCANNIVDASPAVWNALGLDQNVGMEGITWSDE; encoded by the coding sequence ATGGCCACTGCAAGAGCTCTGGCCACCATGGCAATCTTCCTCCTGGTGGCGCTCTCCACCTCCCATGTCGCGTCCTCGCTCCGCCCGGGTCTCGGTGTCTGCCGTGCGAGTGGCTACCTTCCAGGAAAGTCGGGCAACTGTGAGAAGAGCAACGACCCCGACTGCTGCGAGGATGGCAAGAGATACCCGCAGTACCACTGCTCGCCGCCGGTCACCACGACCACCAAGGCCGTCTTGACGCTCAACAGCTTCGAGAAGGGTAAGGACGGCGGCGGTCCATCGGAGTGTGACAACGCCTACCATAGTGACAAGGAGATGGTAGTCGCGCTCTCCACCGGCTGGTTCAAGAACATGGCCCGTTGCGGGCAccgcatcaagatcaccgccaatgGCAACTCCGTGTATGCCAAGGTGGTGGACGAGTGCGACTCCGTCTATGGCTGCGACGACGACCACAACTACGAGCCCCCGTGTGCCAACAACATCGTCGACGCCTCTCCTGCGGTGTGGAATGCCTTGGGGCTCGACCAGAACGTCGGCATGGAGGGCATCACCTGGTCTGATGAGTGA
- the LOC119320567 gene encoding uncharacterized protein LOC119320567, with product MGQASFVGRPEWKPTLVGQLVAGPVLSFFALGLGLAHPPPLCHRCAAPETPCRRRGGTTVAAGHWEEDDPAGRQCAAPFRRQAPTGSSNRPKFRLRDVVSINIIFPPHIQKRKSPAKSFILLISLIITACNHSSLGVCRASGYLPGKSGNCEKSNDPDCCEDGKRYPQYHCSPPVTTTTKAVLTLNSFEKGKDGGGPSECDNAYHSDKEMVVALSTGWFKNMARCGHRIKITANGNSVYAKVVDECDSVYGCDDDHNYEPPCANNIVDASPAVWNALGLDQNVGMEGITWSDDCRASGYLPGKSGNCEKSNDPDCCEDGKRYPQYHCSPPVTATTKAVLTLNSFEKGKDGGGPSECDNAYHSDKEMVVALSTGWFKNMARCEHRIKINANGKSVYAKVVDECDSVYGCDEDHNYELPCANNIVDASPAVWNALGLDQNVGMEGITWSDE from the exons ATGGGCCAGGCTAGCTTCGTGGGCCGGCCGGAGTGGAAGCCCACTTTGGTTGGCCAGCTGGTTGCTGGGCCCGTCCTTTCCTTTTTTGCTCTCGGGCTCGGCTTGGCCCACCCACCTCCGCTCTGCCACCGCTGCGCCGCACCGGAGACGCCCTGCCGGCGGAGGGGAGGAACCACGGTCGCCGCCGGCCATTGGGAAGAAGATGATCCCGCCGGGCGGCAGTGCGCCGCTCCCTTCCGCCGACAAGCTCCAACCGGATCATCAAATCGCCCTAAATTCAG GTTGCGCGATGTTGTGAGCATCAACATTATCTTCCCTCCTCATATCCAAAAACGAAAATCTCCTGCTAAAAGTTTCATACTGCTAATCTCTTTGATAATCACGGCATGCAATCATT CGAGTCTCGGTGTCTGCCGTGCGAGTGGCTACCTTCCAGGAAAGTCGGGCAACTGTGAGAAGAGCAATGACCCCGACTGTTGTGAGGATGGGAAGAGATACCCGCAGTACCACTGCTCGCCGCCGGTCACCACGACCACCAAGGCCGTCTTGACGCTCAACAGCTTCGAGAAGGGCAAGGACGGCGGCGGTCCATCGGAGTGTGACAACGCCTACCATAGTGACAAGGAGATGGTAGTCGCGCTCTCCACCGGCTGGTTCAAGAACATGGCCCGTTGCGGGCAccgcatcaagatcaccgccaatgGCAACTCCGTGTATGCCAAGGTGGTGGACGAGTGCGACTCCGTCTATGGCTGCGACGACGACCACAACTACGAGCCCCCGTGTGCCAACAACATCGTCGACGCATCTCCCGCGGTGTGGAATGCCTTGGGGCTCGACCAGAACGTCGGCATGGAGGGCATCACCTGGTCTGATGA CTGCCGTGCGAGTGGCTACCTTCCAGGAAAGTCGGGCAACTGTGAGAAGAGCAACGACCCTGACTGCTGCGAGGATGGCAAGAGGTACCCGCAGTACCACTGCTCGCCGCCGGTCACAGCGACCACCAAGGCCGTCTTGACGCTCAACAGCTTCGAAAAGGGCAAGGACGGCGGCGGTCCGTCAGAGTGTGACAACGCCTACCATAGCGACAAGGAGATGGTAGTCGCGCTCTCCACCGGCTGGTTCAAGAACATGGCCCGTTGCGAGCACCGCATCAAGATCAACGCCAATGGCAAGTCTGTGTATGCCAAAGTGGTGGACGAGTGCGACTCCGTCTATGGCTGTGACGAGGACCACAACTACGAGCTCCCGTGTGCCAACAACATCGTCGACGCCTCACCTGCGGTGTGGAATGCCTTGGGGCTCGACCAGAATGTCGGCATGGAGGGCATCACCTGGTCTGATGAGTGA
- the LOC119322700 gene encoding aspartate aminotransferase, mitochondrial-like, with protein sequence MALYRRAASAIRRRGALPLLPARAMASLFGHVEPAPKDPILGVTEAFLADPSPDKVNVGVGAYRDDNGKPVVLDCVREAERRIAGNLNMEYLPMGGSMHMIEESLKLAYGEDSEFIKDKRIAAVQALSGTGACRLFADFQKRFLPDSQIYIPTPTWSNHHNIWRDAQVPQRTFSYYHPESRGLDFAGLMDDIKNAPNGSFFLLHACAHNPTGVDPTEEQWREISYQFKLKNHFPFFDMAYQGFASGDPERDAKAIRIFLEDGHQIGCAQSYAKNMGLYGQRAGCLSILCEDEMQAVAVKSQLQQIARPMYSNPPVHGALVVSIILSDPELKNVWLGEVKGMADRIIGMRKALRENLEKLGSPSSWEHVTNQIGMFCYSGMTPEQVDRLTSEYHIYMTRNGRISMAGVTTGNVAYLANAIHDVTK encoded by the exons ATGGCGCTGTACCGCCGCGCGGCCTCCGCGATCCGGCGGCGCGGGGCCCTGCCCCTGCTCCCGGCGCGGGCGATGGCGTCGCTCTTCGGCCACGTCGAGCCGGCGCCCAAGGACCCCATCCTCGGCGTCACCGAGGCCTTCCTCGCCGACCCCTCCCCCGACAAAGTCAACGTCGGCGTC GGCGCCTACCGGGACGACAACGGCAAGCCCGTGGTGCTCGACTGCGTGCGCGAGGCGGAGCGCCGGATCGCCGGCAACCTCAACAT GGAGTACCTTCCAATGGGAGGGAGTATGCACATGATTGAGGAGTCACTAAAGCTGGCGTACGGCGAGGACTCCGAGTTCATCAAAGATAAAAGAATTGCAGCGGTGCAGGCACTTTCAGGAACTGGCGCATGCCGTCTCTTCGCTGATTTCCAGAAGCGTTTCTTGCCGGATTCGCAGATCTACATACCTACACCAACGTGGTCCAA CCATCATAATATTTGGAGGGATGCTCAAGTGCCACAGAGGACATTCTCATATTACCATCCGGAATCGAGAGGGCTTGACTTTGCAGGATTGATGGATGATATCAAG AATGCTCCAAATGGTTCGTTCTTTTTGCTTCATGCATGTGCCCATAATCCTACTGGAGTAGATCCTACTGAGGAACAATGGCGAGAAATATCCTATCAGTTCAAG TTGAAGAATCATTTCCCATTTTTTGACATGGCATACCAAGGATTTGCTAGCGGTGATCCAGAGAGAGATGCCAAGGCAATCCGTATATTCCTTGAAGATGGACACCAAATTGGATGTGCTCAGTCATATGCAAAGAACATGGGTCTTTATGGCCAGAGAGCGGGATGTCTGAG TATCCTCTGCGAGGATGAGATGCAAGCAGTTGCTGTTAAGAGCCAATTGCAACAGATTGCGAGACCAATGTACAGCAACCCACCTGTTCATGGTGCGCTGGTTGTTTCAATTATCCTTAGTGATCCAGAATTGAAGAATGTATGGTTGGGAGAGGTCAAG GGTATGGCTGATCGTATCATTGGAATGCGGAAGGCACTTAGGGAGAATCTTGAAAAGTTAGGTTCACCTTCATCATGGGAGCATGTCACCAATCAG ATTGGAATGTTTTGCTACAGTGGAATGACACCGGAACAAGTTGACCGCTTGACTAGTGAATACCATATCTACATGACACGCAACGGGAGAATAAG CATGGCCGGCGTAACGACGGGCAACGTCGCCTACTTGGCTAACGCCATTCATGATGTTACCAAGTGA